A region from the Algoriphagus machipongonensis genome encodes:
- a CDS encoding sodium-dependent transporter, translated as MAASPNTEERGQWGSSLGFIMAAAGSAVGLGNIWRFPYLVGENGGGAFVFVYIICVLLIALPLLFNEIALGRRSGKNPIGAIRETGGNKFWQSAGVLCVLVCFFVFSYYSVIAGWTVGYIFTEIINIPIDFEVFVETPLYVIPLTFIFIMMTILIVLGGVSGGIEKASKFLMPVLFIIIIFIAGRSVTLEGAQAGIEYYLTPDFAKINPTVILQALGQAFFSMSVGWGLMITFGSYLPKKSNIIQSAGWIAGMDTSVALLGGLMVFPALFALLPGKDPAAGPALVFDVLPKVFDAMPGGNIIGGLFFILLMVAALTSTISMLEVPVAYLIDDRKWGRKRSTWTVGIAAMALSVPSALSQIPGNFFHNFHLNFFGNKLEGFFGIMDFVFGTFAVIVICLMLSLYTGWGQKISDYADELASGAPGFKGPFRSGWMFFIKWVCPLVIILLILNMVGVFGDPQAA; from the coding sequence ATGGCAGCAAGTCCAAACACCGAAGAAAGAGGTCAGTGGGGGTCAAGCCTCGGTTTTATCATGGCCGCGGCAGGTTCGGCAGTAGGTCTGGGGAATATATGGAGATTTCCATATTTAGTAGGTGAAAACGGAGGAGGAGCCTTTGTTTTTGTATACATCATCTGTGTTCTTTTAATCGCACTTCCATTGTTGTTCAATGAAATTGCTTTAGGTAGAAGATCTGGTAAGAATCCTATCGGTGCTATTAGAGAAACCGGAGGAAATAAATTTTGGCAATCTGCAGGCGTACTTTGTGTATTAGTCTGCTTTTTTGTTTTTAGCTACTATTCAGTGATTGCTGGATGGACAGTTGGATACATTTTTACAGAAATCATCAATATTCCGATTGATTTCGAAGTGTTTGTGGAGACACCATTGTATGTGATTCCTTTGACCTTCATTTTCATCATGATGACGATTTTGATTGTGCTAGGAGGGGTTTCCGGAGGAATTGAAAAAGCCTCTAAATTCTTGATGCCAGTCTTATTCATCATCATTATTTTCATTGCGGGAAGATCTGTGACATTAGAAGGTGCCCAGGCTGGTATCGAATATTATTTGACGCCAGACTTTGCGAAGATCAACCCTACGGTGATTCTTCAAGCGCTAGGACAAGCCTTTTTCTCCATGTCTGTTGGATGGGGTCTGATGATTACTTTCGGGTCTTATTTGCCTAAAAAATCTAATATTATCCAGTCTGCGGGTTGGATTGCAGGTATGGATACATCAGTAGCTCTTTTGGGTGGTTTGATGGTATTCCCCGCTTTATTTGCCTTGCTTCCTGGGAAAGATCCAGCGGCTGGACCAGCCTTGGTTTTCGACGTTTTGCCTAAAGTTTTTGACGCGATGCCAGGTGGAAATATCATTGGAGGTTTATTCTTTATCCTTTTGATGGTAGCGGCCTTGACATCTACTATTTCCATGTTGGAAGTGCCGGTGGCTTATTTGATCGATGATAGAAAATGGGGACGTAAAAGATCCACTTGGACTGTGGGAATCGCAGCAATGGCACTTTCTGTTCCATCCGCGTTATCTCAAATCCCAGGTAATTTCTTCCATAATTTCCATTTGAATTTCTTCGGAAACAAGTTGGAAGGCTTTTTCGGAATCATGGACTTTGTATTCGGTACCTTCGCAGTGATTGTGATTTGCTTGATGCTGAGTTTATACACGGGTTGGGGTCAAAAAATCTCGGATTATGCAGATGAATTGGCTTCTGGTGCTCCTGGATTTAAAGGTCCTTTCCGTTCTGGTTGGATGTTCTTTATCAAATGGGTTTGCCCATTGGTGATCATTTTATTGATCTTAAATATGGTAGGCGTGTTTGGTGATCCTCAAGCTGCATAA
- a CDS encoding porin family protein, with amino-acid sequence MKKLLFTLAFLSFALVGCSQDFAIGPKVGISQSKLDLSKEHFQSGDAKFGYHVGIFGRIGLAGFFVQPEVLYTQTKATFSFDNMGTEPRSEYESTFNRLDVPIMVGFKLFNLLRLQAGPIASFDVNSELKNAGDDLQDADFKKSTIGYQAGLGLDIGNLIIDAKYESALGNISSNVGSYETDHRLNQWILSLGFRLF; translated from the coding sequence ATGAAAAAACTTCTTTTTACCCTCGCCTTTTTGAGTTTTGCCCTAGTCGGGTGTTCTCAGGATTTTGCCATTGGACCCAAAGTAGGGATTAGCCAAAGCAAACTGGATCTTTCAAAAGAACATTTCCAATCTGGAGATGCTAAATTCGGATACCATGTCGGTATTTTCGGAAGAATCGGACTTGCAGGTTTCTTTGTTCAGCCAGAGGTTTTGTATACCCAGACGAAAGCAACATTTTCTTTTGATAATATGGGGACAGAGCCAAGAAGTGAGTATGAGTCTACCTTCAATAGACTGGATGTGCCCATTATGGTAGGGTTTAAGTTATTTAACCTTCTAAGACTACAAGCAGGTCCCATCGCAAGTTTTGACGTGAATTCAGAGCTTAAAAATGCCGGGGATGATTTACAAGATGCAGATTTTAAAAAGTCAACGATAGGGTATCAGGCTGGTTTGGGGCTTGATATTGGAAATTTGATAATAGATGCCAAATATGAAAGTGCCTTAGGGAATATTTCTTCCAACGTGGGCTCCTATGAGACGGATCATCGATTGAATCAATGGATTCTTTCTCTAGGTTTCAGACTCTTTTAA
- a CDS encoding DUF4221 family protein produces MNTFIKSFSFLILIALFSCSESKKEEISKKADYTWEVKDSVDLEFLGNPLIADVSPDGSNLLFYDYASKGIIVTDGKGNIKSQFSKTEDTPDAYGFMMEIPGFYQSDQLVVVGMKGVFIYDLDGNMIQKLDHPESLGGAGFMSFPGKHTETTKLNGKDFLLSKSVRMHDSFAGESKFYDSFRALELINPESEELTEIVPFEEGSMFLNGTGYYESDYSPAFTSKNGKLYISLGAEQKLNVYNLSETAVELDTVISFTIPGFQELEPKDFAQFAEGTITINGGTPAIRNIHLTEGKILLHYYPGHDPAKISEAEALWEQGKSEEAEALYKKLESELNQGVLIFDENTLALEQNLMLPEYINKDGFVSAGGYLWMEKEKDEEVEEDFLRIYKMKLVENE; encoded by the coding sequence ATGAACACTTTTATTAAATCCTTCAGTTTTTTAATTCTTATAGCTCTCTTCTCTTGCTCAGAAAGCAAAAAAGAAGAAATCTCCAAAAAAGCTGATTATACCTGGGAAGTCAAGGACTCTGTAGATCTGGAATTTTTAGGAAATCCCTTGATCGCCGACGTCAGTCCTGATGGGTCAAATCTCTTGTTTTATGATTATGCCAGCAAGGGGATCATTGTCACGGATGGAAAAGGAAACATTAAAAGTCAATTCTCTAAAACGGAGGACACTCCCGATGCCTATGGCTTTATGATGGAAATCCCTGGTTTTTACCAATCAGATCAATTGGTAGTAGTGGGTATGAAAGGGGTTTTCATATATGATTTAGATGGCAATATGATTCAAAAACTAGATCATCCAGAATCATTAGGCGGGGCGGGTTTTATGAGTTTCCCCGGGAAACATACGGAGACCACAAAATTAAACGGGAAGGATTTCTTGCTCTCAAAATCAGTAAGAATGCATGATAGTTTTGCTGGAGAATCGAAGTTTTACGATTCTTTCAGAGCATTGGAACTAATCAACCCTGAATCCGAAGAACTAACAGAGATCGTCCCTTTTGAGGAAGGAAGTATGTTTTTAAATGGCACAGGCTATTATGAAAGCGATTACTCTCCTGCCTTTACTTCAAAAAATGGAAAGCTATACATCAGTTTAGGAGCAGAGCAAAAGCTAAATGTTTATAATCTTTCCGAAACAGCAGTTGAATTAGACACAGTTATTTCTTTCACTATCCCCGGATTTCAAGAATTAGAGCCAAAGGATTTTGCTCAATTTGCAGAAGGCACCATCACCATCAACGGCGGGACTCCAGCTATTAGGAATATCCATTTGACCGAAGGGAAAATTCTTCTCCATTATTATCCAGGTCATGACCCTGCTAAAATATCAGAGGCGGAAGCACTTTGGGAACAAGGAAAGTCAGAAGAAGCAGAAGCTTTGTATAAAAAATTAGAGTCTGAACTCAATCAAGGCGTATTAATCTTTGATGAGAACACGCTTGCGCTGGAGCAAAACCTGATGTTACCCGAATACATCAATAAAGATGGTTTTGTATCAGCTGGAGGGTATTTATGGATGGAAAAAGAAAAGGATGAAGAAGTAGAAGAAGATTTTTTGAGAATTTATAAAATGAAACTAGTTGAAAATGAATAA